One Psychrosphaera aestuarii DNA window includes the following coding sequences:
- the pckA gene encoding phosphoenolpyruvate carboxykinase (ATP), with amino-acid sequence MTTTIDLSRYGINEPTEILHNPSYETLFAEETKSELSGYEKGTVTELGAVNVNTGVFTGRSPKDKYIVLDDVSRDTVWWNSEQAPNDNKPLDPAVWTDLKGLVSKQLSGKRLFVVDTFCGANAKVRLKVRFITEVAWQAHFVKNMFIRPTEEELATYGDPDFVVMNGSKTSNPDFEKHGMNSEVFTVFNMTEKMQIIGGTWYGGEMKKGMFAMMNYYLPLQGMASMHCSANVGKDGDTAIFFGLSGTGKTTLSTDPKRELIGDDEHGWDDDGIFNFEGGCYAKTIDLDKESEPDIYKAIRRDALLENVAVDENGVIDFTDGSVTQNTRVSYPLYHIDNIVKPVSKAGHAKKVIFLSADAFGVLPPVSKLTDAQTKYHFLSGFTAKLAGTERGITEPQPTFSACFGKAFLTLHPLQYAEVLVKRMNDAGAEAYLVNTGWNGSGKRISIKDTRAIIDRILDGSIEKAPTKNVPIFNLEVPTELEGVNPAILDPRDTYANEAEWTEKAEDLAGRFIKYFEQYTDLEDGAELVAAGPQL; translated from the coding sequence ATGACAACAACTATCGACTTATCTCGTTATGGCATTAATGAGCCGACTGAAATCTTGCATAATCCGTCTTACGAGACTTTGTTTGCAGAAGAAACGAAATCTGAATTATCAGGTTATGAAAAGGGAACCGTAACTGAGCTAGGCGCAGTTAACGTAAACACAGGTGTATTTACAGGTCGTTCACCTAAAGATAAATACATTGTATTGGATGATGTTTCACGAGATACCGTTTGGTGGAATTCAGAACAAGCACCAAATGATAACAAGCCATTAGACCCAGCGGTTTGGACTGACCTTAAAGGTTTAGTTTCAAAGCAACTTTCTGGTAAGCGCTTATTTGTTGTTGATACATTTTGTGGTGCAAATGCAAAAGTTCGCTTAAAAGTGCGCTTCATTACAGAAGTTGCTTGGCAGGCCCACTTTGTTAAAAACATGTTTATCCGTCCTACTGAAGAAGAATTAGCGACCTACGGCGATCCAGACTTTGTGGTTATGAACGGCTCAAAAACGTCTAACCCAGACTTTGAAAAGCACGGCATGAACTCAGAAGTATTCACTGTATTTAACATGACTGAAAAAATGCAGATCATTGGCGGTACTTGGTACGGCGGTGAAATGAAGAAAGGTATGTTCGCGATGATGAACTACTACCTTCCTCTGCAAGGCATGGCATCAATGCACTGTTCTGCAAACGTTGGTAAAGATGGTGACACCGCTATTTTCTTCGGTTTATCTGGTACAGGTAAAACAACCTTATCAACCGACCCTAAGCGTGAGCTAATTGGTGATGATGAGCATGGTTGGGATGACGATGGCATCTTTAACTTCGAAGGTGGTTGTTATGCTAAAACTATCGACTTGGATAAAGAAAGCGAGCCTGATATTTATAAAGCTATTCGTCGTGATGCGTTGTTAGAAAACGTTGCGGTAGATGAAAATGGCGTTATAGATTTTACAGATGGTTCGGTTACTCAAAATACTCGTGTATCTTATCCTCTATACCACATTGATAACATTGTTAAGCCGGTATCAAAAGCGGGTCATGCTAAGAAAGTTATATTCTTATCTGCTGATGCGTTTGGTGTATTACCGCCAGTGTCTAAATTAACAGATGCACAAACTAAATATCACTTCCTATCAGGCTTTACCGCTAAATTAGCAGGTACTGAGCGTGGTATTACTGAACCTCAACCAACGTTCTCTGCGTGTTTTGGTAAAGCGTTTTTAACTTTACACCCATTACAATATGCTGAAGTCTTAGTGAAGCGTATGAACGATGCTGGTGCAGAAGCTTACTTAGTAAACACAGGTTGGAATGGTTCTGGCAAACGTATTTCTATAAAAGATACGCGTGCAATCATTGACCGTATTTTAGATGGCTCAATCGAAAAAGCGCCAACTAAAAACGTACCAATTTTTAACTTAGAAGTACCAACTGAACTTGAAGGTGTTAACCCTGCAATTTTAGACCCTCGTGATACATACGCGAATGAAGCCGAGTGGACTGAAAAAGCGGAAGACCTTGCTGGTCGTTTCATTAAGTACTTTGAACAATATACTGATTTAGAAGACGGCGCTGAACTAGTAGCAGCAGGTCCACAGCTATAA
- a CDS encoding paraquat-inducible protein A encodes MQGLSSKRYRYSLLTLLILTTGLFLLGLSMPIMTVSKFIFLDNTFSIASGIYDLFTEGRYFLFVVILSLSVLLPLLKLGVLFYLLLSFEKLEYLNKTKRLLNLMHDYGRWAMLDVMVVAILIVTVKLGAFVNIQTHQGLYVFGISVLLTMAVTHLVVRVANKKDDSQESPINL; translated from the coding sequence GTGCAAGGTTTATCATCAAAGCGATATCGCTATAGCCTTTTAACGTTATTAATATTAACAACTGGATTGTTTTTATTAGGATTGTCTATGCCAATCATGACGGTGAGTAAGTTTATCTTTTTGGATAATACTTTTTCTATCGCGTCAGGTATCTACGACTTGTTTACCGAGGGGCGATATTTTTTATTTGTTGTGATCCTGAGTTTGAGTGTGCTGCTACCATTGTTAAAGCTAGGTGTGCTGTTTTATCTTTTGCTCAGTTTTGAGAAGTTAGAATATTTAAATAAAACCAAACGATTATTGAACCTTATGCACGACTACGGACGCTGGGCCATGCTTGATGTGATGGTGGTTGCTATTTTGATTGTGACGGTTAAGTTAGGTGCCTTTGTTAATATTCAAACTCACCAAGGTTTGTATGTATTTGGCATTTCGGTTTTACTTACAATGGCGGTAACTCATTTAGTGGTGCGTGTTGCCAATAAAAAAGACGACTCACAAGAGTCGCCTATTAACCTATAG